One Cryptomeria japonica unplaced genomic scaffold, Sugi_1.0 HiC_scaffold_165, whole genome shotgun sequence genomic window carries:
- the LOC131867185 gene encoding xyloglucan endotransglucosylase protein 1-like, whose product MDLILCALLLSLALAFSHLVSANFYNDFDITWGNDQAKILDNGQRLQLTLDQSSGSGFQSKNEYLFGKIDMQIKLVPGNSAGTVTAYYLSSQGDKHNEIDFEFLGNLSGDPYIMHTNVFSQGKGGREQQFYLWFDPTADFHTYSLLWNPQQIMFSVDGTPVRVFKNSEDLGVAYPKNQVMRIYSSLWNADNWATRGGAVKIDWSKSPFVASYGNFKAETCSASSDCSVNSWYGAEALESSEQQKLEWVRENYMIYNYCSDSKRFPQGFPAECTR is encoded by the exons ATGGACCTCATTCTATGTGCTCTCCTCTTAAGCCTTGCACTTGCATTCTCCCACCTTGTCTCTGCAAATTTTTACAATGACTTCGATATCACATGGGGAAATGATCAGGCTAAGATACTTGACAATGGCCAACGCTTGCAGCTTACTCTCGATCAGTCCTCAG GTTCAGGGTTCCAATCCAAGAATGAATATCTATTTGGCAAGATTGATATGCAAATCAAGCTGGTGCCTGGTAACTCCGCCGGTACTGTTACTGCATACTAT CTCTCGTCACAAGGGGATAAACACAATGAAATAGACTTCGAGTTCCTGGGAAATCTGTCTGGAGATCCCTATATTATGCACACCAATGTTTTCTCACAAGGAAAAGGCGGTCGGGAGCAGCAATTCTACCTTTGGTTCGACCCAACAGCAGACTTCCACACTTACTCCCTGCTCTGGAATCCCCAACAAATTAT GTTTTCTGTGGATGGAACTCCAGTGAGAGTGTTCAAGAACAGCGAAGATTTGGGCGTTGCATATCCGAAGAATCAAGTGATGAGAATATACTCAAGCCTGTGGAACGCAGACAATTGGGCAACCAGAGGCGGTGCAGTGAAGATCGACTGGAGCAAATCTCCATTTGTGGCATCTTATGGAAATTTCAAAGCAGAGACATGCTCTGCCTCCTCTGATTGCTCTGTGAATTCATGGTATGGTGCAGAGGCGTTGGAGTCGAGTGAGCAGCAGAAACTTGAATGGGTGCGCGAAAACTACATGATTTACAATTACTGTTCGGACAGTAAAAGGTTTCCACAGGGCTTCCCTGCTGAATGCACTCGCTAG